The nucleotide window GTGAAGCAGGTCGTTCATTTTTTGATCCTTCGATGCAGCTGAAGGTGCTGTTTTTCGCTTACTGTGATGGAGTTCGCAGTTGTCGAGCGATCGCGAAGCATATCCGTTATGACATACGATACCGTTATTTTTGCGGCAGTCGCACTCGTGGACTGAGTATCACTCAGGTCTATATCAGGTCATGCTCCCGGAATCCCGTGAGCGTGGCCTGACGGAAGCATCCCTCTATCACATCCACAAGATCATCAACGCCGCTGGTTTGGTGGATGCCGAACGTAGCATAGACCGCAACCATTGTGCCGACCTACATTCATTCGCAAACCACCGCACCAACCAATTTGACATTGCCTCACTCGCAAGCTATATTCCGGTAAATCGTAAAGGAGGAATGATACATGGCATCAG belongs to Candidatus Zixiibacteriota bacterium and includes:
- a CDS encoding transposase; the encoded protein is EAGRSFFDPSMQLKVLFFAYCDGVRSCRAIAKHIRYDIRYRYFCGSRTRGLSITQVYIRSCSRNPVSVA